The window CCATGAGCGTGCCGGGGGCAATGCGCTCCGGCTCGAACCACAGGAGAAATTTCATCCCCGCATCGCGGGCGGCCTGGCCGATGGGCGCCAGCCCGCGGGGAAAGCGCGTCTTGTCCACTTCGCGATCCACGGGGAGCACGTAGTTGCCGATGGTGGGAAAGCGCTCCCGTCCGCGATAGGCATCGAGCCAGAAGTACTCGAAACCGAGTCCCCTTGTCGATGCCAGATGCGAAAGTACATCCGCCTCAGTGCCGTCGTCCATTTCGTAGAAGGCCGTGCTCAGATGGGCGATGGGCGGCGTCACCGGCTGCCCGTCGATGCGGGGGCTGATGTGGCGCAGGAGCGTCTGGCGAAAGGCGTTGTAGCCCCGCCAGGGGTCCTCGCCGGTATAGCGCAACTGGAGAATGCGTGGCCCGCGAATCGACTCGCCCGGCCGGACTGTTGTGCGCAGGGACTGGAGTCCGGCTTCGATGCGCAGGGTATCGTTTTCACGGTGTACAGAAGCGTTCCATCGCCCGGTCCAGCCGATGGCGGTGACCACGCCGCCCCCGGGCCACGCGCAGGTGAAGAAGGGGCAGGCCTCCTTCGAAGAGCGACCATTCTGGGGCGCAAAGTCGACCCGTGCGCCCACAGACAGGGGTGTGTCGAAGGGTTCCCAGTCCGTGGCCCCGGCCGTGCTTCCGCGCAATTGATGGAGGGTGACTGCAGCATCCGCGCCGACGCTCTCGGCGGTGGCCAGGGCCCGTACGTGTTCCAGCGGGAGGCTCTCCACATTGCCCCGGTTGGCGAAAAAGATTGTCCAATCCACACCCGCCGTGTCCAGGTATATCCGGCACGCAATCCGCACCTCGAAGCCCGATGCGGGATCGTGATACACCACCGTGCGCTTGCGCATCGCGCCATCGGCTACCTCCGCTTCCACGGAGCGCGTCCACGCGGGCAGAAGCTCGGAAGAGGGGCGGCCGCCGTAGACAAACGCGATCGGAGGAAGAGCAGCGCCCGTGGCCGGGAAGGCGGCCTCACCCCACGCGATGTTGTGTTGGATATCGTCCGCTGCGGTTGCGCTTTCGGAGATGGCCGGAAATGCGATCATGGCAGTGAACAGAAAGAGCGCGGCGAATCTCATGGAGGTACTCCCGAATGGCCCCGACGTTGATTGGGCCGGGCGCGGTGTCAGTTCACTCGATTTTGCGCCCCGCATCCTCGCGCAATCAAGGAAAAGCCCACCACTTGCACCAAGCCCATTCACCGCCCCCCGCGTTGTCCCATCAGCCCCTTCACCAATCCCAACATCCGTCCACCCAGCGGCAGGCTTCCCAGCGCCAACAGCACGATATCATCCAGAAAGCCAATCGGCCCCAC is drawn from Candidatus Hydrogenedentota bacterium and contains these coding sequences:
- a CDS encoding alpha-galactosidase, which encodes MRFAALFLFTAMIAFPAISESATAADDIQHNIAWGEAAFPATGAALPPIAFVYGGRPSSELLPAWTRSVEAEVADGAMRKRTVVYHDPASGFEVRIACRIYLDTAGVDWTIFFANRGNVESLPLEHVRALATAESVGADAAVTLHQLRGSTAGATDWEPFDTPLSVGARVDFAPQNGRSSKEACPFFTCAWPGGGVVTAIGWTGRWNASVHRENDTLRIEAGLQSLRTTVRPGESIRGPRILQLRYTGEDPWRGYNAFRQTLLRHISPRIDGQPVTPPIAHLSTAFYEMDDGTEADVLSHLASTRGLGFEYFWLDAYRGRERFPTIGNYVLPVDREVDKTRFPRGLAPIGQAARDAGMKFLLWFEPERIAPGTLMATEHPDWVLMPPPDRMGYGGMLRMDLPEVRDYTTRYLDTAVKEYGIDCLRIDNAVDYGVTWSLLDEADPARAGLAEIRYVESLYQQWDELLAANPGVFIDNCASGGQRIDLETCARSIPLWRTDGTIGPLLGHDYNEAAIRNQVITAGLSRYLPYHTSGQMGATPYLFRSGFNAGASFCEDIRAADYPRELLAQGIAEGKRIRKYYAGNFYTLSPISTDPAAWCVLQYHRPAQGDGMILAFRRHAAPEGNFPCAPREIEPAAAYEVTRSPGYVPESAVRMSGADLAGLTLEIAEQPGALLLEYRRVD
- a CDS encoding DUF1232 domain-containing protein, with the translated sequence MVLLLAGAYLLMPADLLPEALVGPIGFLDDIVLLALGSLPLGGRMLGLVKGLMGQRGGR